A segment of the Salminus brasiliensis chromosome 5, fSalBra1.hap2, whole genome shotgun sequence genome:
TAAGCTTCAGAACAACAGAGCGAGGAACGTTTACATTTCAAGACCAAGGCCAAAACGAAACCTGAATCTAACAATGAAATGAGTTAAGAAAAGTTGTCTTTTTTATTACTAAATGTCCATTATATACACATACTACCTTCATACTATCTATAGCTTTACTACTTTCCGACtctggttgggggggggggacattAAAAACGTTAAGtgcacaaagaagaaaagcacagTCCCACAGTTTGCTGTCTGACGACATCCTCAGCTGATGCTGAACTGGACTGAACTTTCTAGGTATAAGTCAACGCAGAACTGCACTGACATAGAAATGTCTGATGGTCACTTATTCTGATGCTGTCTCGCTGGGTGAAGAGATGGGAAGGACCTCCGGCTCAGCTTTCGACTGCTCCTCGTCTGTTGCAGCCACTTTTGCAGAATCGGGTATGTCCCCTAAAATGCGATGCACCCTCCTTCTGTGGTTCTTCAATGACCTTACATCAGGATAACCACGCTGACATATCTGACACTTAAATGGATTGTCCGGGCTTTGAACGACCTTGCCCTTGAACATCTCGAGACCACCTAGGATGCGGTGGACCCGCCTTCTGTGGTTCCTCAAGGACCTCAGGTCCGGGTAGCTGCGTGAACAAATGTGACACTGAAACTGACTGGAATGGCTTTGCTGTCCAGCTGCTTTTGACGGCTGAAGTCCACTTCCTAGAATACGATGGACTCTCCTCCTGTGGTTTCTCAAGGACTGAATATCAGGGTAGGCACGTGCACAGATCTGGCACTGATATTGCTTGGACTGGCTTTGCTGCATCGCACCTACTGCTGACTGAAGTCCGCCAGCACCAAGACCGACCTGGTTCAGTCCTTGCGGCCGGTGGACTTTCCTCAGATGGTCCTTCAGGGACTGGAGTTTTGGGTAACTGCGCTGACATATCTGGCAGCGGAACGCATTTGATGGGTCGCTTTGTGAAACATGTGCAGACTGAATAGTGGGCGATGCGGACGCTTCCTTTGTGCCATGGACTTTCCTTTTATGCTCCTCAAGATCCTCGTGGCTGGAGCACTTGTGCCTGCAGGTCGGGCACGTCAAAACCTTTTGCTGGCTGTGTGAAACCAAGTGTCTTTTGAGTCCATCCACGCAACTGAACCAGCGGACGCACACCGGGCAGCGCATTGGTTTGAAGGAGGGCGTACAGTTGTTGCTCTGAACATGAACCTTATGCGCTAAGGGACTTTGGAACGTCATGCCACAGCGAGAACAACAGTGTTTCCTTTGAACTGCAACATCTCCTCGGCAGCTCAACCTCAAGTGCCTCAGCAAAGACTTGCGCCCGCCGAAGATCTTTTTACATCTGTGGCAAACACATGGCTCAGTGAGAGGTCTGTTAGTCAAGCGTGACTTCAGCAGATCTTGCGGCTGGGTGTTCGGATTCTGAACGGCTGCCTGAAAATGCTGCAGCTGCTCGCCTTTCTGCCTTGGAGTTTGGGCGTGCAATTTCTGGTGTGCTTCGAACTCGGCCCAAGACTGCAAATTCTCACCGCAGTGTGAGCAAATGTAGGACTCCATTGCATGCAACTGCAGATGCTCAAACAGCAGCCTTGGGCAAGTGAAGGCAGCACCGCACTCACAGGTCACTCTTCTGGGGAGCACGGACGGTAATGACATAATCCCCCAGTTTCCACTCCCAGAACTGTTTTTGCCGCTCTCCTGTCGTGCCTGGCTCTTTGAAACTGGGGGCAACACAAACATGTTTTCCTGGGAAGCTTGATTTTTCTTCTCTAGCATCCTGTTCCCCACCAAAATGCTTGCGTTCCTTATCGACTGGCACCTCTTTCGGTGAATGTTCATATTGTCCTTGCGGGTGAACGACGTTCCGCAATGCGGACATGGAAACTTTTTCTTAAGGGCAAGGATACTGGCCTTTCCGAAAGAGCGCTGCTCCATTAATTTTCTCGCTCCGCAGATCTTAAGGTGCTGCTTTACAGTGAACCGCCGGGAATAGCTTCTCTGACATCTATTACAAGAAAAGCGCTTGACACCACTTTCAGAGATGTGCACTTGAAAATCTTTACTTGACATGACTAAACTAGGTTGGCATTTAATGGCGGGTTCTAAAATGACGACATCATCGGAGTTGTCTTTGGGCGCCTCCACCAAATGGTGTTTCTCCTCATCGACGTCCATCATCACATCAATTTCAGTGTCATCCAGAGGCACCGTCCACTGGCTCTCTTCTAACGATTCCCTTTCCTCCGTGTCGCTTCCTTCCCTCATTCGGGCATCTGTAAATTCTGTTAACGgtactgaactgaatttaggaACTTTGGCAAGAAATGGTGGGAAACTTTTAGCCGAACCCAAGTGGATTCCAGACGTGACCGAGGACAGAGGCTGCGTCCCTATCCTCGCTTCCTTGAATGGAAagtcagcagtgagctcctcAGT
Coding sequences within it:
- the LOC140556451 gene encoding uncharacterized protein translates to MLGLQETRSAGTPSTKTYNCVACSATFNGLASLLVHQASHANEISDHKVSTLPTCSHCSGLFASQELLEKHHCMVLPLPVAQDVYRCDCGEEFGESCDLQEHKTKHVKEPPQLGEPSDTNSEAEPEVKTAGCHDTPVEVLPSPCENSPSHCVDESPDQDTHSVSEADKTECIPTSDLPPVQDTVAQEHCDEGLQPSDPSVPSALAEESDPVSENEAEIVKFEKSALSDSEESANESEKLESNDKKSLLKMLASAYLSRRQPAQTKWEQSKRTLPPRKVSPRAPMQTPAEISTSSSGDFVNQLRQKVAEYGPAGEGCRQPDGSLVNVKPKKKKKIKRIVSTTKTLYPVVALETCQKLVKDNIEGKHQCGVCRRVFQDVDSLIMHHALHKKERVKYCRRCRQYLICVISVPNNHICSVSNVGTPRHFTFVRKSFLTSNNPMMLHSRKLFHCTLCNRSYTRRHNLNKHNCQWIASLKCSATSSEQDGKVHNFGEGCSAGEQLGSLEHNSARHINVGVNTGDLRFVKTEELTADFPFKEARIGTQPLSSVTSGIHLGSAKSFPPFLAKVPKFSSVPLTEFTDARMREGSDTEERESLEESQWTVPLDDTEIDVMMDVDEEKHHLVEAPKDNSDDVVILEPAIKCQPSLVMSSKDFQVHISESGVKRFSCNRCQRSYSRRFTVKQHLKICGARKLMEQRSFGKASILALKKKFPCPHCGTSFTRKDNMNIHRKRCQSIRNASILVGNRMLEKKNQASQENMFVLPPVSKSQARQESGKNSSGSGNWGIMSLPSVLPRRVTCECGAAFTCPRLLFEHLQLHAMESYICSHCGENLQSWAEFEAHQKLHAQTPRQKGEQLQHFQAAVQNPNTQPQDLLKSRLTNRPLTEPCVCHRCKKIFGGRKSLLRHLRLSCRGDVAVQRKHCCSRCGMTFQSPLAHKVHVQSNNCTPSFKPMRCPVCVRWFSCVDGLKRHLVSHSQQKVLTCPTCRHKCSSHEDLEEHKRKVHGTKEASASPTIQSAHVSQSDPSNAFRCQICQRSYPKLQSLKDHLRKVHRPQGLNQVGLGAGGLQSAVGAMQQSQSKQYQCQICARAYPDIQSLRNHRRRVHRILGSGLQPSKAAGQQSHSSQFQCHICSRSYPDLRSLRNHRRRVHRILGGLEMFKGKVVQSPDNPFKCQICQRGYPDVRSLKNHRRRVHRILGDIPDSAKVAATDEEQSKAEPEVLPISSPSETASE